The sequence below is a genomic window from Ovis aries strain OAR_USU_Benz2616 breed Rambouillet chromosome 19, ARS-UI_Ramb_v3.0, whole genome shotgun sequence.
GAGGAACTAGCCTATCCAGAGCTAGTGCTCAGCAAAGCAATGCCAGGCACTTGTTTATAGCGCTTGCCCTTGGTACCCATAACTCTGGCCTGTAAAGACAGTGGTATTTAAGCGGGGCAGACCAGCTGCTCCCTCTAGGGTTTGGACGTGCCAATTAGGAGCTTACACATATCCTATCCCGCTTCTGGATGCTGTGGGCAAGTCTATTCCTTAGGCCCTAACAGTGTCACTGGCAGGCTTGAAAGGACAGCGTCCAGAGTGCAGTCACGTGCCCTTCCATCTAAGTGCAGGGAAGGTCTCAAGGTTGAACACCAATGTATCTTTGTCGCCCCGCTTACAGGAGAGCCCAGGCGGATCTCCACGCCCCACTGAGGGAGACAGTACTCGCCCTTCTGCAGGATTAAAGCAGCTCAGCGCTGAGCGGAATGAGAGGTCTGCAACCTAACAGTATTCCCAGCAAAATGGTTCCTTTGCCGCCTCCTGCTTGCTTGAAATGAAACGGAGGCTGCTGCACCCCCACTTACAAAAGGTCTCCTGGCCCACGCGCAGTTTAATCATGATCCACTCCATCGTTCCTCCGAGGAcaaaaaagaaaggcaggaaCCTGTAGACGCCGAATCGCTGCTTCCCGGGCACCCGCTGCAGAACCCGCCTCACCTGGGTCCTAGAAAACATGCCGGACATAGGAGGTCGTTGGAGGAGGGTAAGGCGGAACGAAGGCTGGAGCGCCCAGATGAAACCAAAGCCGCCCTGCCCGTCCTTGCTGAGTCCGACGGCCAGGTTGCCTTTCAATCCGGGTCTTGCACCGCCTCCACCGAGGTCAACAGTGGAGCCCGAAGCGGGTAAGGAGCTGGGCGCTGAGCTCCGACCCAGAACCTGGGGCGCCTCCACCAATAAGCGTGAGGCTGGACGCGCGGGTCCGCCAATCAGAATGTGATGGAGTGCGCATGCTCGATGAGGCCGAGCCCTGCAGGCGCCTCCACTCCTGCTCTTGGAGGCAGGGCGGGCCAAGGGGCGGGAACTCCCACGTGGCGtcggccaggccccgccccctgcccgccCTTGTGCAAGCTGGTACTCAGAGTTGGCGGCCGCGCCCCCTACTCTGCCACCGCCATCTTTTCTCTTAAAGTCCTGAGAGAAGTGATGACGCTGACTGATGTACTACTGAACGTGTACTGCACCATGCTCTAAAATACAGTCACACAACGCCTTGCATTTATTTCGTGATCGTGACTGATGCCTAGACTTCTAAAAATAACAGGATTTGAGATGCACTGTTGAAAGCTGAACTTTAGCATGACAAAAGTCTAAGTAAAAATCTTGTGGCAAACAACTATAACATTAATAAAAACTATCCTGTATGGGGCACTTACCGTTATTCCCAGACTACTAGACAATCTAAGAACATCAAACAAAAACTTAGAATTAATAAGAGTTTAGTAATGTAGACACAATATATAAAAACAGGCTGGAAAAGAGAGATCAAGCAGCAACTCTGGAAGGTAGCAGGGCCCGATGCTGAGCTGCCAGGCCCAAGGTGCTGCCTGGATAACCTGCCTTCTCCTGGGGCAAACCCTACCAAACCATGTGCACACACCGGCTTGGTGCCCACTCTAGCTTCTCTTGGTGGCTCTGCGGGCTGGACGCCACAGAGCGTCCATCTTCCACCCAGATGAGACTTATAGGTGGCCAAAGCCCCAGCACACACCTAGTTCACtggggccctgggggtgggggccgcACCCACCCATCCCCACGGACCCACCTATGGCTTCCATTATCCTGTGCCAGCACTCGTCATATGACTGGCACTGTAGGTCCTCAGTCAAGGAGCAGGGAATAGCAGAATGTACACACACCCTTAAAGCCGGCGAGGCCACCGCGGAGAGCACCTCAAGGAAACAATGTCTAGCTAGCCAGCTCTCCACCGACAAGGCCCCGACAAGGCAGGTGCAGGGTAGGCCTGCTCAAGGTCCAGGACACGGATATTTGAGGAGTCAGACTCAGACAAAGAATCTGAGTGAAATAAACGCGGGTGGAGAGTGGTTCCCAGCAGGAAAGAGTAATTTCGTTTAAAATCCTGTTTGTTGATAGTGCTAGAAAAGCATCAGGGGTCCAAGCGGGGAAGCGAGGAGGGGTGCGGATCGGTGCGGCCATTTGCTGAGGTAGGAACCAGGCAGGCGAAGTCAGCCTGGCCCTCCGCCTCGCTCCACGTTAACAGGGTTCACCTGTGTGAGCAGAGAGACCGGAGAGCGAAGTGGCTGCTTCTGCGTCGGTTGCACTGCGTGTCCCGAGGTCTCACCCAGCGTGGGGCTGGCACCAGGGAGCGCGCGGGAAGAACTCTTTATTCTCTAAGTGAGTGAAACGGACTGGCATAGCCAGTCATGGGCGGGAGGCGGGGAACAGGACCCCGATTTCAGAAGTGGGGGAAGGGGCGGAGGATCTGAGGTCTGGAAGACaggaggtggaggaaggggcGGGAGGACCTAAgagcagagagggagaaggaggactGGGGGTCCCAGCTAGACCCGCAGCACTCTGGCCCTCTCCTTTCCAAGCCCTGGCCGTCCGGAGCCTCGCGGGGACGGCCGTTCTTAGGAATTCCGACCTCCCGGGAGGAGGACAGAAAGAGCCGCTATGGCCTCAGCAGATACCGCAGGGGGGCGCAGACTTCTGGACCTCTCGGGAGACTGGGGGAAGGGGCCCGgcagcccgccccgccccgcctcgcCCGGGACCTCCCGCCCCGCCCGGGCCGAGGGGCGCGCCCATTGGCGGACGGGCTCCGCGCGCCGCGCCCATTGGCCGGCCGCCGTGAGGGAGCACGAGGCCACCGTGGCGGGCGCGCAGTCGGAGGGGCGGCGGACTGGCCTGAGGGCAGAGGGCTGCGCGGGCGGCGCGCAGCGGGCATGGCGGGTGCGGGGCTGAGGGCGGCCGCTCGGCGCTGGATGCCGCGCCGAGACCACGGCGGGCCGCGAGCCGCCTCGTCCTCGCCCTCCTGCCCAGGTTGCGGCCCCCCGGGTCCCGGCGCCCACTGCCCGGGCGCCCCGCGCTCCGCGCCCGCCCCGGCGCCGGCCGGCGGCGCCGCCGAGCCCAGCGCACACCTGTGGGCTCGATACCAAGACATGCGGAGACTGGTGCATGGTAAGTGAGCCCGAGCGGGAGGAGCGTCGGGGGTGTAGCCCGAGCGGCGGCAAGCTCCAGGGCACCGCTTGCGAGTCGGCCGGGACACGCCGCTCCTCGGGGGAAGCGCGGTGGTGGGGCTCGCCTGAGCGCCTGAGCCCCAAGGCCCGGCTGCCCTTCGGGAGGGTGGTCCTGGGGACGCGTGGTCCTGGGGACGCTTGGAGGCGGGCGCGCGCGCGCGGGGTTTGTTCCTCCGCTGGTTCTCGGTAGCTCCGGGCTTCCTGGAGCGGCCGCCGAAAGGCGGGACCCCGCCGTCTTTTCTCAGAGTCCCACCGAAGCCGAAACGCCCCCAGCCCCTTGTTCTCTTCGGGGCCCTTAGTTGGGGCGGTAGTACTGGGGACAAAGCCGGCCGGCCGGCGGCGCTGGCCGGAGCGGACTCGGAGGGACTCTCGACCCAAAGATGCTGACTGGACTCTTCGGACGCCTCTAGAGTCGGCCCTCTCTGTCTAGGAAGAGAAGGCGTTGTTTGAGAAACAACACCAAGTCGTCCCAGCCCCCTGGAATCCAGAAGAGTTGCTGCTCCCTCGGTCGGGGCactttctcctctgccctctcctgggCAGATGAGGCCCCGGTGAGGCCGGAGGGCGGAGAGGGCTGGAGGTTTGTCCTGGTGTCGGGAGCCCTGCCTCTGCAGCGGACAGATGTGGTTGGCTCCGGGCCCTATCTCTGGCCAGCTGGGTGGCGCTCAGCGCGCCTCTCCCTCGCGAACCCTCGGTGTCTTACATCGGAAAACACAGTCCTGCCGGGGCCCCTGCCTCAGGGTTGTGGCGGTGACTCGGAAAGAGGCCAagaagggacaggggagcttccGGAGGAGCCCCCTCCCCCCGGGAGTGACGCGGCTTTTGTTATCTGTAAGGACAAACGTGGTCCTGTCCGGAAGATTCCGAGTGACTGATCTGAGGCTTCCGCTCCAGCAGTGTGAAGACCTGGGAGTGCTGGGTGGACAGGACTCACCTCTTGAGAAGCTGAGGCAGAACAAGAAAGACCCCCGAGAAACGGTGGTTTTGAAGTCCTTGGCCCTCTCTGAGGAAGGTCCCTACCTTACCCCCCTACTGGACAGAACACTCCCGGGGTGCCAGTGTGTGGAGATGTCTTTGCTGTGCGCCTCCAGAAGACCTTCTGTACAGCCGCCTGAGAAGCCTGTATTGTGTGTGTGGCAAGGAGACAGAGGGAGGTCTAGTGGGCTTTAGCTCTCCAGGGCCTGCCTGAATCTTCACATCTTCTCATAGACACCCAAGCTCCTCTTGATGTGATAAGGACAAGATCATTTCCAAGTTGCCCTGGTGAGTGCCAGGATGAACCAGCCCTACACACCTCATTCCTAACTCTCCCCTTCTGGCTGGTTTTTCTGGGGAGCAATTCTGGACATTGAGGCATGCTGatcctgctcagtcacttctgactgtttgtgaccccatgggctagccagccaggctcctctgtctatggtatttcccaggcaagaatattggagtgggttgccattccctcctccaggggatcttcccaacccagggatcaaacccgtgtctcctagtctcctgcattgcaagcggtttctttaccgctgagccaccagggaagccgcaggGGCATGCTGATGCCTGTGGGCAAAACTTTGTCAGGGAGCCAGGTCCCAGGCAAGCCCCCCCTTCCCCCCTTAACCCTGGCCTCAATGTGGCGACATTGGAAGGCTAGGCCAAGGGGCACAGTGATTGAGACAGGTGGGGTGACCTGAATTTAAATCTCAGCTCCATGGCCTACTGCTAGATGGGTTGGAGTAAGTGACTTTATCTCCCTAAACTCTGATTTCTTCATCTGGATGATGGAGGAATAAATGTGGCCACCTCGGGGAATTGGAGTGGAGACTGAGCAAGGGGAGGCTCGAAGGCAGGGGTCCACAGCCTCTGGGAtgtaatgcctgatgatctgagctgGAGCTGATgtagtaatagaaataaagtacacacgagatgtaatgtgcttgaatcatcttgAAACCATCCCCCCATCCCCCATGAAAAAAttatccctggtgccaaaaagattggggatcCAGAAGCAGCAGGAGAATGGCCCCCATGAGTGAGTCTCATGGCTGCCATGGGGAAGAGGTGGCCAGGAAGCTAGGCGTGGCACAGTGAGACCAGTGAACCTGGGGGGCTGGTACAAGGGGCAGCGTATCCTCACCTGTCTCTCTGCACCACTGCAGCCTTGGGGAAGAAACTGAGACCTTGTGGGCCCCAGacctatggttttctcagtgtagAAGCTGGGCTGCAGGAGGCTTGGTCTGTGGGCTGCTTCCCTATCCTTTGTTCCTGGAAGGATTGTCCATCCCTGGGAACATCCTCTGGGGCAGAGGTGAAAGCTTGCATTTGGCCAGAAGTCAGTGCCAGCAAGGGGTTGCACTGCCAAGCAGACCTCTCCCCTCCTGGGGAACTACTAGACTTTGAACTGAGAGTCACAGTTGACACCCAGGAACTTGGGACCGTTGGGAAGGGACGTTGCAGAAGCGCTTAGCTTCCAAGAGAGCTGCAGGCAGCTGGGTCTCCTGTGCACCCAGGTGAGGAGTGTTCCATCTGCACCCATGAGTCTGGAGGGGCTTGCTCTGCCAGGCCCCAGGGCCACCAGAGGAACCAGCCTCACCTGTTCCCCCACCCACGCGCTGTGCTGGGCTCCGAAGgaaaggggatgggggtggggactgTGTTCCTTAGGGGCCTCCAAGGTGAATATCTGTTGCATGGCCAGAGGCGTCTGCTTCGAATCACAGCTGGTTGTGTCTAAGACAAATTAATTCCCTGGAGGCCTGGGCTGTTTGGGCCTCAGCCATGCGCTAGAGGTCTCAGGAATGGGGCCATGTGGAGGCCCCAAAAGGCACCCTGTGTGGGCACTGAGTCCTGCCTGTTCCCCTCTGACCCCCTGCAAACCCTGtttccttgagggcaggaggtatGGGCTCCACAGGGGCATTGCCCATTTCATCCTACATTTGTTGAgagtccaggcaagaatgctgcccAGAGCATGTTCTGTGGGACCCTCCTTTTATTCTGTAGTTTGATACaatttttatttcccctttagagacaaggaaactgaggcccaaaagATAAGGTGAGGTGATTTTCCTGAGGTCACAAGCCAAAGAGGGCTTGGTTTTCTCTCTGACCTCAAAGCCCGTGCCCTTTTGTCATCCACCTCCCCCAGTGCGCAGATGGGGAAACGAAGGCAAACAAGGCCAGGACTCCTCAGCCCCTTGGGAGTAGCCAGGGGATTGGGTGGCTATTACTGTGTCCTCAGAAGGGAACAGCCTGGTCAGTGGCCCAGAACCCATCACACACGTCCCCCCTGTCGTAATTAGCAATGTTCTGTGGCTCAAGGTGATGCTGAAAATTCAGCCTCTGTGCGCTGGtgccaaatcaaatctcagagacagttctgggtgaagcagaaaagattagCTTTATTGCTTTACCAGGCAAGGTTCCAGCAGGTTCCTGCATCGAAATACAATCTCCCAACGTGGGAGGAATCACTGAGGAATTTTGTAACAATGGCTCAAGACTGCGTTTCCTGTTAAGattagggtgtgtgcagggcctgcacTCCTTTAATCTCTGGGGGGCtcctactttttatttatttatttatttatttatttatttggctgcatcgggccTTAGTTGCATCAGGTGAGATATTTTGTTCAGGCAAATGGACTCTAGTcgtggtgcccaggcttcagtaTTTGGGGCACACGGCCTTAGTTGCTTCAaaacatgtgggatattagttccccaatcagggattgaaccctgcattgcaaggtgaattcttaaccactggaccaccagggaagtccccatctccTCTTGATGAGTTTCTCTGGTTCCTCAGATCTTGCCTCGGCGGTTCCTCCCACCCATCTCTGCATCCTTTTCCTTCCCAGCAAGTGAATCTGTCTTTGGAAATCAGAGAAGGTCATGCAAGCTGGAGTCTCTTACCTCCAAACAAGAAACGGGAGACAGAAATGATTCCCTGCTCAGAACCCCCACAAGATCCTGCTCGGTTTCACTCCCCCTTTCTTTGTCACTCCTCAgtcttcttgtcttttttttttcctgttggcaTATAATGCTTAACCATGCTGTGTTTCTGCTGAACAACGAAGTGAATCGGCTGTGTGTATACGTTTATCCCCCTCCACcatgggcctccctcccacctccacccacaTCGCACCCAAATGTGCCATCTCAGAGCTGAGATCCCTGCACCATCCGGGAGGTTCCCACCACCCATCCATTGTACACGTGGTAGTCTACGTGTGGCAGTCCTCATCTCCAGTACGTCCCACACTCCCCTTCCCACATGTGTCCACATGGTTCTTCTCTGCATTGCATCTCTGTTGCTGAAAATAGcttcatctctaccatttttttgggttcagaagatcctctggagaagggaatggctacccactccagtattcttgcctggagagttctgtggatggaggagcctggcagactacggtccatgggctccgaaagagttggaaacaactgagcgacacacacacacgcacatacacacacacccatttttctagattacacacacacacaattttctagattccacatctaTGTCTTAATACCCaggatttgtttttttctaacttcactctgtatgacagacgtTAGATCCATCCACCTCTCTACAGATGaccctgtttcattctgtttaGTGGTGGGGCCACTTCCCAGGTGCTGcagtgataaaagaatccacctgctagtgtAGGCgacccaagagatgcagattcaacccggggtcaggaagatctcctggaggagaaaatggcaacctcctgtagtattcctgc
It includes:
- the LOC101110881 gene encoding ubiquinol-cytochrome-c reductase complex assembly factor 5; the protein is MSGMFSRTQVRRVLQRVPGKQRFGVYRFLPFFFVLGGTMEWIMIKLRVGQETFYDVYRRKASERQYQRRLQDASETELQQSIKRTD